In Lysobacter lycopersici, a genomic segment contains:
- a CDS encoding isoaspartyl peptidase/L-asparaginase family protein: MTGLRALCIAISLGLVAPAALAAEPVLVIHGGAGLERKSVTPQDEAAIRAALTLALKKGHEALAAGKPAMDAVTAAITVLEDDPHFNAGKGAVFTHDGKNELDASLMDGATLRAGAVANVHHVKNPILLARAVMEHSPHVMMVGDGAEIFAKEQGIGLVDSSYFRTDRRWKELQEALKEDAASGQAMRDPEAATKHFGTVGAVALDAQGHLAAGTSTGGMTDKRYGRVGDSPIIGAGTYANGQCAVSNTGWGEFYIRVAAAHEICARMAYLHETPAQAGEAVIIKQIPALGGDGGAIILAADGTAALPFNTEGMARGWIGSDGVPHIALYSSDQLTPPGATPAP; this comes from the coding sequence ATGACCGGTTTGCGTGCGCTATGTATCGCCATTTCCCTCGGGCTCGTCGCGCCGGCCGCGCTGGCGGCCGAACCCGTGCTGGTCATCCACGGCGGCGCCGGGCTGGAGCGGAAGAGCGTCACGCCGCAAGACGAGGCCGCGATCCGCGCCGCACTCACGCTGGCGCTGAAGAAGGGGCATGAAGCGCTTGCTGCCGGAAAACCGGCGATGGATGCGGTGACCGCGGCGATCACCGTGCTCGAGGACGATCCGCACTTCAACGCCGGCAAGGGCGCGGTCTTCACCCACGACGGCAAGAACGAGCTCGATGCCTCGCTCATGGACGGCGCGACCCTGCGCGCCGGCGCGGTGGCGAACGTCCACCACGTGAAGAATCCGATCCTGCTGGCGCGTGCGGTGATGGAGCATTCCCCGCACGTGATGATGGTCGGCGACGGGGCCGAGATTTTTGCCAAGGAGCAGGGGATAGGCTTGGTCGATTCCAGCTACTTCCGCACCGACCGGCGCTGGAAGGAGCTGCAGGAGGCGCTGAAGGAAGACGCCGCCAGCGGGCAGGCGATGCGCGACCCGGAGGCCGCGACCAAGCACTTCGGCACCGTCGGCGCGGTTGCCCTGGATGCCCAGGGGCACTTGGCCGCGGGCACGTCCACCGGCGGCATGACCGACAAGCGCTACGGCCGGGTCGGGGATTCGCCCATCATCGGCGCCGGCACCTATGCCAACGGCCAGTGCGCGGTGTCCAACACCGGCTGGGGCGAATTCTATATTCGCGTCGCAGCCGCCCATGAGATTTGTGCCCGGATGGCCTATTTGCACGAAACCCCGGCCCAGGCCGGCGAAGCCGTGATCATCAAGCAGATCCCCGCCCTAGGCGGGGACGGCGGTGCCATCATCCTTGCCGCCGATGGCACCGCGGCCCTGCCGTTCAACACCGAGGGCATGGCCCGCGGCTGGATCGGCAGCGATGGCGTGCCGCACATCGCCCTATATTCAAGCGATCAACTGACTCCGCCTGGCGCGACGCCCGCGCCCTGA
- the tuf gene encoding elongation factor Tu has protein sequence MAKGKFERTKPHVNVGTIGHVDHGKTTLTAALTKVGAERFGGEFKAYDAIDAAPEEKARGITISTAHVEYESPTRHYAHVDCPGHADYVKNMITGAAQMDGAILVCSAADGPMPQTREHILLSRQVGVPYIVVFLNKADMVDDAELLELVEMEVRELLSKYEFPGDDTPIISGSARLALEGDQSEIGVPAILKLVDALDSWIPEPERDIDKPFLMPVEDVFSISGRGTVVTGRIERGIIKVGDEIEIVGIRPTQKTTVTGVEMFRKLLDQGQAGDNAGLLLRGTKRDDVERGQVLCKPGSITPHTDFEAEVYVLSKDEGGRHTPFFKGYRPQFYFRTTDITGAVTLPEGVEMVMPGDNIKMVVSLINPVAMDEGLRFAIREGGRTVGAGVVAKILK, from the coding sequence ATGGCAAAGGGTAAGTTCGAGCGCACCAAGCCCCACGTGAACGTGGGCACGATTGGTCACGTGGACCACGGGAAGACGACGCTGACGGCGGCGCTGACGAAGGTGGGCGCGGAGCGTTTCGGTGGTGAGTTCAAGGCCTACGACGCGATCGACGCGGCGCCGGAAGAGAAGGCGCGCGGGATCACGATCTCGACCGCGCACGTGGAATACGAGTCCCCGACGCGCCACTACGCGCACGTGGACTGCCCGGGCCACGCCGACTACGTGAAGAACATGATCACCGGCGCGGCGCAGATGGACGGCGCGATCCTGGTGTGCTCGGCGGCCGACGGCCCGATGCCGCAGACGCGCGAGCACATCCTGCTCAGCCGCCAGGTGGGCGTGCCGTACATCGTGGTGTTCCTGAACAAGGCCGACATGGTCGACGACGCCGAGCTGCTCGAGCTGGTCGAGATGGAAGTGCGTGAGCTGCTGTCGAAGTACGAGTTCCCGGGCGACGACACCCCGATCATCTCGGGTTCGGCGCGCCTGGCGCTGGAAGGCGACCAGTCGGAGATCGGCGTGCCGGCGATCCTGAAGCTGGTCGATGCGCTCGACAGCTGGATCCCGGAGCCGGAGCGCGACATCGACAAGCCGTTCCTGATGCCGGTGGAAGACGTGTTCTCGATCTCGGGCCGCGGCACGGTGGTGACCGGGCGCATCGAGCGCGGGATCATCAAGGTGGGCGACGAAATCGAAATCGTCGGCATCCGCCCGACCCAGAAGACCACGGTCACGGGCGTGGAAATGTTCCGCAAGCTGCTGGACCAGGGCCAGGCGGGCGACAACGCAGGGCTCCTGCTGCGCGGCACCAAGCGCGACGACGTGGAGCGCGGCCAGGTGCTGTGCAAGCCGGGCAGCATCACCCCGCACACGGACTTCGAGGCCGAGGTCTATGTCCTGTCCAAGGACGAAGGCGGCCGCCATACCCCGTTCTTCAAGGGCTACCGTCCGCAGTTCTACTTCCGCACGACCGACATCACCGGTGCGGTGACGTTGCCGGAGGGCGTGGAGATGGTCATGCCGGGCGACAACATCAAGATGGTGGTGAGCCTGATCAACCCCGTCGCGATGGACGAGGGCCTGCGCTTCGCGATCCGCGAGGGTGGCCGCACCGTCGGTGCCGGCGTCGTCGCCAAGATCCTGAAGTAA
- the ychF gene encoding redox-regulated ATPase YchF, protein MGIQCGIVGLPNVGKSTLFNALTKAGIAAANFPFCTIEPNVGVVPVPDLRLNALSEIVKPQKVIPTAVEFVDIAGLVAGAASGEGLGNKFLAHIREVDAITHVVRCFENDDVIHVNNKVDPIADIETIDTELALADLESVDKAISRYERVAKSGDKDAKARIDVLQKLRAALDEGKPARSVSLTDEERVLVRELFLLTMKPVLYIANVLEDGFENNPHLDAVRARAQQEGAEVVPVSAAIEEELSQLDDADRNEMLSSYGLDEPGLNRVIRAAYKLLGLQTYFTAGEKEVRAWTVKAGATAPQAAGVIHTDFEKGFIRAETIGYDDFIKYKGEAGARDAGRLRLEGKEYRVQEGDVLHFRFNV, encoded by the coding sequence ATGGGCATCCAATGCGGCATCGTCGGCCTGCCGAACGTCGGCAAGTCGACCCTGTTCAACGCGCTGACCAAGGCGGGCATCGCCGCGGCGAATTTCCCGTTCTGCACCATCGAGCCCAACGTCGGCGTGGTGCCGGTGCCGGACCTGCGCCTCAATGCGCTCAGCGAGATCGTCAAGCCGCAGAAGGTGATCCCGACCGCGGTCGAGTTCGTCGACATCGCCGGCCTCGTCGCCGGCGCGGCCAGCGGCGAAGGCCTGGGCAACAAGTTCCTCGCCCACATCCGCGAAGTGGATGCGATCACGCACGTCGTGCGCTGCTTCGAGAACGACGACGTGATCCACGTCAACAACAAGGTCGATCCGATCGCCGACATCGAGACCATCGACACCGAACTCGCGCTGGCCGACCTCGAATCGGTGGACAAGGCGATTTCCCGCTACGAACGCGTGGCCAAGAGCGGCGACAAGGACGCGAAGGCGCGCATCGACGTGTTGCAGAAACTGCGCGCGGCGCTTGACGAAGGCAAGCCGGCCCGCTCCGTGTCGTTGACCGACGAGGAACGCGTGCTGGTGCGCGAGCTGTTCCTGCTGACGATGAAACCTGTGCTGTACATCGCGAACGTCCTCGAAGACGGCTTCGAGAACAACCCGCACCTAGACGCGGTGCGCGCACGCGCGCAGCAGGAAGGTGCCGAAGTCGTGCCGGTCTCGGCGGCGATCGAGGAAGAGCTTTCGCAGCTCGACGACGCCGACCGCAACGAGATGCTGTCCAGCTACGGCCTCGACGAGCCTGGCCTGAACCGGGTGATCCGCGCGGCGTACAAACTGCTCGGGCTGCAGACCTACTTCACCGCCGGCGAGAAGGAAGTGCGCGCGTGGACGGTCAAGGCCGGCGCCACCGCGCCGCAGGCCGCGGGCGTGATCCACACGGATTTCGAGAAGGGCTTCATCCGCGCCGAGACCATCGGCTACGACGACTTCATCAAGTACAAGGGCGAGGCCGGAGCGCGCGATGCGGGGCGGCTGCGGCTGGAAGGGAAGGAGTATCGCGTGCAGGAGGGCGATGTCCTGCATTTCCGCTTCAACGTCTGA
- a CDS encoding RNA polymerase sigma factor, whose amino-acid sequence MDEHVDAWFAREILVHEDALLRYLRRCWAHADDIHDLRQEAYVRVYEAARRERPHQPKSFLFTTARHLMADRLRRGRIVSIEAVGDFESLNVPVDEAGPERRHDARQSLRRLAEAFDRLPDRCREVVWLRKVDELPQKEVARRLGVAEKTVEKQVAKGARLIADYMFGEAGVPRGKQRAQRQRGQDDGQEHG is encoded by the coding sequence ATGGACGAACACGTCGACGCCTGGTTCGCACGCGAAATCCTCGTTCACGAGGACGCATTGTTGCGCTACCTGCGCCGTTGCTGGGCGCACGCCGACGACATCCACGACCTGCGCCAGGAAGCCTACGTGCGGGTCTACGAGGCCGCGCGCCGCGAACGCCCGCACCAGCCGAAGTCGTTCCTGTTCACGACCGCGCGACACCTGATGGCGGACCGGCTGCGCCGCGGACGCATCGTCTCGATCGAGGCCGTGGGTGATTTCGAATCCCTGAACGTCCCGGTGGACGAAGCGGGCCCTGAGCGGCGGCACGACGCACGGCAATCGCTGCGCCGGCTGGCCGAAGCCTTCGACCGCCTGCCCGACCGCTGCCGCGAAGTGGTGTGGCTGCGCAAGGTGGATGAGCTGCCGCAGAAGGAGGTCGCGCGACGCCTGGGCGTCGCCGAAAAGACGGTGGAGAAGCAGGTTGCGAAGGGCGCAAGGCTGATCGCCGACTACATGTTCGGCGAAGCGGGCGTGCCGCGGGGAAAGCAGCGCGCGCAACGACAGCGCGGACAGGACGATGGACAGGAACATGGATGA
- a CDS encoding tetratricopeptide repeat-containing sulfotransferase family protein, with translation MSLQSTADLLRASDVLLRQDRYRDALGCVLQAFALADREPALLIPLCQRLRRFNECGRALSLIAKADPDRFPSAAERTELASLASRCGDQALAEAWIDHAVRINPVHAPAQYLRGVVAMFRGDMAQARFALSACLAIAPDFAQAHWVLSTLPDDHGTGDADAPARIRASLARTQPGGVDEAYLQFALHNALHGLGRYDEAWNALEHGCELRGTQMPHDPRAAEALFAGLESLYTPEFLEPVVAPVGDYTPIFIVGMHRSGTTLLERILGGHPLVADGGESYAFTAQLDLAADHKATGAIDATTLQRIAAADFTAIGAGFLDASRWRARGRPFLTEKLPANLLNAGLIAKALPQAKLIRVVRDPMDTCFSNLRTFFTGAATYSHDQAQLAAHFLRCEWLAQHLHRTMPGRMLDIAYDDLVSGTEAAVRRVFDFCGLPFAPEALDVGRASGDVATASTTSVREGILRDRGGAWRPYVRRLQPMREALEASRTGV, from the coding sequence ATGTCTTTGCAATCCACCGCAGACCTGCTGCGCGCCAGCGATGTGCTGCTCCGGCAGGATCGTTATCGCGATGCACTGGGTTGCGTGCTGCAAGCCTTCGCGCTGGCGGATCGCGAACCGGCCCTGCTGATCCCGCTGTGCCAGCGGCTGCGACGTTTCAATGAATGCGGGCGCGCGCTGTCGCTGATCGCGAAGGCCGATCCGGATCGCTTTCCTTCCGCGGCCGAGCGCACCGAACTCGCATCGCTGGCCAGTCGTTGCGGCGACCAGGCGCTGGCGGAAGCCTGGATCGATCATGCGGTTCGCATCAATCCGGTGCATGCGCCGGCGCAATACCTGCGAGGCGTGGTCGCGATGTTCCGCGGCGACATGGCGCAGGCGCGATTCGCGCTGTCGGCCTGCCTCGCCATCGCGCCGGATTTCGCGCAGGCGCACTGGGTGTTGTCGACCTTGCCGGACGACCACGGCACGGGCGATGCCGATGCGCCCGCTCGCATCCGCGCCAGCCTCGCGCGAACGCAGCCCGGCGGCGTGGACGAGGCTTACCTGCAATTCGCGCTGCACAACGCGTTGCATGGGCTCGGTCGCTACGACGAGGCGTGGAATGCGCTGGAGCATGGTTGCGAACTCAGGGGCACGCAGATGCCGCACGATCCGCGCGCGGCCGAAGCGCTGTTCGCCGGCCTGGAATCGCTGTACACGCCGGAATTCCTCGAGCCGGTCGTTGCGCCGGTCGGCGACTACACGCCGATCTTCATCGTCGGCATGCATCGCTCCGGCACCACGTTGCTCGAACGCATCCTTGGCGGCCACCCGCTGGTCGCCGATGGTGGCGAAAGCTATGCCTTCACCGCGCAACTGGATCTCGCCGCCGACCACAAGGCAACCGGCGCGATCGATGCGACGACATTGCAGCGCATCGCCGCCGCGGATTTCACCGCCATCGGCGCGGGGTTCCTCGACGCTTCGCGCTGGCGCGCGCGTGGTCGGCCGTTCCTCACCGAAAAACTGCCGGCGAACCTGCTCAACGCCGGGCTCATTGCGAAGGCATTGCCGCAAGCGAAGCTGATCCGAGTGGTGCGCGACCCGATGGACACCTGTTTCTCCAACCTGCGCACTTTCTTCACCGGCGCCGCCACGTACTCGCACGACCAGGCGCAACTCGCCGCGCATTTCCTTCGCTGCGAATGGCTTGCGCAGCATTTGCACCGCACAATGCCTGGACGCATGCTCGATATCGCGTACGACGACCTCGTAAGCGGCACCGAAGCTGCGGTGCGGCGTGTGTTCGATTTCTGCGGCCTGCCGTTCGCACCGGAAGCGCTGGATGTCGGCCGCGCTTCGGGCGATGTCGCCACCGCGAGCACGACCAGCGTGCGCGAAGGCATCCTGCGCGACCGCGGCGGCGCGTGGAGGCCCTACGTCCGCCGGTTGCAGCCGATGCGCGAAGCACTCGAAGCATCGCGGACCGGTGTTTGA
- a CDS encoding TonB-dependent receptor yields MNRPTRTALFIALGCISTSFAWAQEAEAAPRRIDIPAGDLVSGLDALAAQSGTQLLYRADQLKGARTRGVHGTVSPDDALKQLLSGSGYGVHRDSSSGAVVIVKADQQEPPAPAATKPAAAPAPAPAQAEPPPEPAKLESIEVTGSRIPRAEVEGPAPVTVITAQQISSAGFTSVPDVLRSLTQNGGETQSPQSSLGAATTPGAQQVDLRGLGSNKTLVLINGRRIADFPLPLGGRSNFTDIGNIPLGMVDRIEVLTGSASAVYGSDAMAGVINFILKKSADGTTLDYRYGDTARGGGESNKFTLTTGFERGNFSGIVGLELLDKKPLWAYDRKIQDSSFDSPDPDEEAPWIFQRFDWFGGTSFPEDEDKCDPSLNGGSTFPESGDYGFYCGSDKSIGYGTIESGRKSVNAYGSFNFDINDKLSWFADVQLGYAKVELMYQPLTWQYQGQTEDGDRGVFYNANSETWEYWYRQFTPEESGGFHDVMTHDTQKTLSIATGFKGTIGEDWDYEALFNHSQYHATVSYPRIVASKANELLLGPQQGVDDYGYAIFSPDSDQFYKPLTQAQYDSITADSVFKPTARSDTLSFTIDNTSLFHLPAGDVGFAGNVEYGTQAYDIHPDPLALTDYYYGARYGDGHGDRSHWGIASEFRVPVFQPLTLSMAGRYDQYSYGDKSPGKFTYSLGLEWRPIDALLLRGSYGTGFRAPDLHYLFAQTDYFRSRQRDYYTCRQEDDYTSDADCSRKRVRNQRTGDPNLDYETSKSFTAGFVWSPPLSSSANFDLSVDYFNIKVSNQIEEMDPDKIMLAEANCRDGFIDPNSPICLDAVPRALRDENGDLLGVYYQPINIAEQRVAGYDLAANFRWDSAIGAWRFGLTHTLFTRHDSRESEDDPLNDHFAVNSGYDVPKTKTTASIGWERNAWSATLHAQRIGRLPSSDSYDQVWDPDTSAGGAWIGATMLYNGSLQYRINDRMQLSLAVDNLFDKMPPKDKTYTSYPYYDISWFDSVGRSYFLEFTWKLGGSPL; encoded by the coding sequence TTGAATCGTCCGACACGCACCGCGCTGTTCATCGCACTGGGTTGCATCAGCACGTCCTTCGCCTGGGCACAGGAGGCCGAGGCCGCCCCGCGCCGCATCGACATCCCGGCCGGCGACCTGGTCAGCGGCCTCGACGCGCTCGCCGCGCAATCGGGGACCCAACTCCTGTACCGGGCCGACCAACTCAAGGGCGCGCGCACGCGCGGCGTGCACGGCACCGTGTCGCCGGACGACGCGTTGAAACAATTGCTCTCGGGCAGCGGATACGGCGTCCATCGCGACTCCTCCTCCGGCGCCGTGGTCATCGTCAAGGCCGACCAGCAGGAACCGCCTGCTCCGGCGGCCACCAAACCCGCGGCCGCTCCGGCACCCGCCCCTGCCCAGGCAGAACCGCCCCCGGAACCTGCGAAACTCGAATCGATCGAAGTCACCGGCTCGCGCATTCCGCGCGCCGAGGTCGAGGGACCGGCGCCGGTCACCGTGATCACCGCACAACAGATTTCATCCGCGGGCTTCACCAGCGTCCCCGACGTGCTGCGTTCGCTGACCCAGAACGGCGGCGAAACTCAGAGCCCGCAATCTTCCTTGGGCGCAGCCACGACGCCCGGCGCGCAACAAGTCGATCTGCGCGGTCTGGGCTCCAACAAGACGCTGGTTCTGATCAACGGTCGCCGCATCGCGGATTTCCCCTTGCCGCTGGGCGGCCGCAGCAACTTCACCGACATCGGCAACATCCCGCTGGGGATGGTGGATCGCATCGAAGTACTCACCGGCAGCGCATCGGCGGTCTATGGCTCGGATGCGATGGCCGGCGTGATCAACTTCATCCTGAAGAAGTCGGCCGACGGCACGACACTCGACTATCGCTACGGCGATACCGCGCGCGGCGGCGGCGAATCCAACAAGTTCACCCTCACCACCGGCTTCGAACGCGGCAACTTCAGCGGCATCGTCGGACTCGAATTGCTGGACAAGAAGCCGTTGTGGGCCTACGACCGCAAGATCCAGGACTCTTCGTTCGACAGCCCCGACCCTGACGAGGAAGCCCCCTGGATCTTCCAGCGCTTCGACTGGTTTGGCGGCACCTCGTTCCCCGAAGACGAAGACAAGTGCGACCCCAGCCTCAACGGGGGCTCGACGTTCCCGGAATCCGGCGACTACGGTTTCTATTGCGGCAGCGACAAATCCATCGGTTACGGCACGATCGAAAGCGGCCGCAAGAGCGTCAACGCCTACGGTTCCTTCAATTTCGACATCAACGACAAGCTCTCCTGGTTCGCCGACGTGCAGCTCGGTTATGCCAAGGTGGAACTGATGTATCAACCGCTGACCTGGCAGTACCAGGGCCAGACTGAGGACGGCGACCGCGGCGTCTTCTACAACGCCAACAGCGAGACCTGGGAGTACTGGTACCGGCAGTTCACGCCCGAGGAGTCCGGCGGCTTCCACGACGTGATGACCCACGATACGCAGAAGACCCTCAGCATCGCCACCGGCTTCAAGGGCACCATCGGCGAGGACTGGGACTACGAGGCCCTGTTCAACCATTCGCAGTACCACGCGACCGTGAGCTATCCGCGCATCGTCGCCAGCAAGGCGAACGAGCTGCTGCTCGGGCCGCAGCAAGGCGTGGACGACTATGGTTACGCGATCTTTTCCCCGGATTCCGACCAGTTCTACAAGCCGTTGACGCAAGCCCAGTACGACAGCATCACCGCTGATTCGGTGTTCAAGCCGACCGCACGCAGCGACACGCTTTCCTTCACCATCGACAATACCTCGTTGTTCCATCTTCCGGCCGGCGACGTCGGATTCGCCGGCAATGTCGAATACGGCACCCAAGCCTACGACATCCATCCGGACCCGCTGGCGCTCACCGACTACTACTACGGCGCGCGCTATGGCGACGGCCACGGCGACCGCAGCCATTGGGGCATCGCCAGCGAATTCCGCGTGCCGGTCTTCCAACCGCTGACCCTGAGCATGGCCGGCCGCTACGACCAGTACAGCTATGGCGACAAATCACCGGGCAAGTTCACCTACAGCCTGGGCCTGGAATGGCGACCGATCGATGCCCTCCTGCTCCGTGGATCCTACGGCACGGGCTTCCGCGCCCCGGATCTCCACTATCTGTTTGCGCAAACGGATTATTTCCGTTCACGACAGCGCGATTACTACACTTGCCGCCAAGAGGACGACTACACATCCGATGCCGACTGCAGTCGCAAGCGCGTGCGGAACCAGCGCACGGGCGACCCGAACCTCGACTACGAAACCAGCAAGTCATTCACCGCGGGCTTCGTGTGGTCCCCTCCACTTTCTTCTTCGGCGAATTTCGACCTTTCGGTTGACTATTTCAACATCAAGGTCTCGAACCAAATCGAGGAAATGGATCCCGACAAGATCATGCTTGCCGAAGCAAATTGTCGGGACGGGTTCATCGATCCGAATTCACCGATATGCCTTGATGCGGTGCCGCGCGCGCTTCGCGACGAGAATGGCGATCTCCTCGGCGTGTATTACCAACCCATCAACATCGCGGAACAGCGCGTGGCGGGCTACGATTTGGCCGCGAACTTCCGCTGGGATAGTGCGATCGGCGCCTGGCGTTTCGGCCTCACCCACACGCTCTTCACCCGCCACGACAGCCGCGAGTCCGAAGACGATCCATTGAATGACCATTTCGCGGTCAACAGCGGCTACGACGTCCCCAAGACCAAGACCACCGCATCGATCGGGTGGGAGAGGAATGCATGGTCGGCAACCCTGCATGCCCAGCGCATCGGTCGCCTGCCGTCGTCGGACTCCTACGACCAAGTCTGGGATCCGGACACCTCCGCTGGTGGCGCATGGATCGGCGCGACCATGCTGTACAACGGCTCCCTGCAATACCGGATCAACGATCGCATGCAGCTGTCGCTGGCGGTGGACAACCTGTTCGACAAGATGCCACCGAAGGACAAGACCTATACCTCGTACCCGTACTACGACATTTCGTGGTTCGATTCGGTCGGGCGCAGCTACTTCCTCGAATTCACCTGGAAGCTCGGCGGCAGCCCGCTCTGA
- a CDS encoding FecR family protein codes for MDESIRIEREAAGWLARRDRADWSTRDELAFAAWRDAETAHRVAYLRLDTAWRGANRLKAVGAGVVAGDMPARGDWNWTRPIAHHASSAPSALNPAALDFARRPAATRRRGWLFALAGCAMACAIVAFAWKQGGHVEQQTYRTALGTLEEVPLADGSHATLSGDSVVSVALSRQERDIDLQHGEAFFAVAKDASRPFVVHVDGREVVAVGTRFAVRRDSDGLRVVVTEGLVRLESPDPRAPDGQSTTFLPAGSVAEIDADSTSLRFGTPDEAERALSWRSGVLAFRDTPLATAAAEFNRYGAKRIVMGDADVAALRVGGNFNWANADGFVRLLEAGFPVRAERQGDRIVLHYHE; via the coding sequence ATGGATGAGAGCATCCGGATCGAGCGCGAGGCCGCCGGATGGCTGGCACGGCGCGACCGCGCCGACTGGTCCACGCGCGACGAACTGGCGTTCGCCGCCTGGCGCGATGCCGAGACCGCGCATCGCGTCGCCTACCTGCGGCTGGACACCGCCTGGCGCGGCGCCAATCGACTGAAGGCGGTGGGCGCCGGCGTCGTCGCCGGCGACATGCCCGCGCGCGGCGACTGGAACTGGACGCGGCCGATCGCGCACCATGCATCGAGCGCACCTTCCGCGCTCAATCCCGCGGCGCTGGATTTCGCCCGTCGCCCCGCCGCGACGCGCCGTCGCGGCTGGCTGTTCGCGCTCGCGGGATGCGCAATGGCATGCGCCATCGTCGCGTTCGCGTGGAAACAGGGCGGCCATGTCGAACAGCAGACCTACCGCACCGCGCTCGGCACCCTCGAGGAAGTCCCGCTCGCCGACGGATCGCACGCCACGCTAAGCGGCGACAGCGTGGTCAGCGTCGCGCTGTCGCGCCAGGAACGCGATATCGACCTGCAGCACGGCGAGGCGTTCTTCGCCGTGGCCAAGGATGCAAGCCGGCCCTTCGTGGTGCATGTCGATGGCCGCGAAGTGGTCGCCGTCGGCACCCGTTTCGCGGTGCGCCGCGACAGCGACGGCTTGCGCGTGGTCGTGACCGAAGGCCTGGTGCGGCTGGAATCGCCTGACCCGCGTGCACCGGACGGGCAATCCACCACCTTCCTGCCGGCTGGCAGCGTGGCCGAAATCGACGCCGACAGCACTTCGCTGCGCTTCGGCACGCCGGACGAAGCCGAACGCGCCCTGAGCTGGCGCAGCGGCGTCCTCGCCTTCCGCGACACGCCGCTCGCCACCGCCGCGGCCGAGTTCAACCGCTACGGCGCGAAGCGCATCGTGATGGGGGATGCGGATGTCGCGGCGCTGCGCGTGGGCGGCAATTTCAACTGGGCGAACGCGGACGGTTTCGTGCGCCTGCTCGAGGCCGGATTCCCGGTCCGGGCCGAGCGCCAGGGCGACCGCATCGTCCTGCACTACCACGAGTAA
- a CDS encoding cyanophycinase produces MPATHVFVRALAAWLLSATALVACAATPPRATATGNGYVEYDIGNASAPTPGQVQPGLMLVGGGDWPYDAVRWMNERMGHGHLVILRASGDVEAQEEWYRDVGGIASARTFVFSDRSAASDPVVLDAIRKADGVFIAGGDQANYVRFWKGTPVAEALDAHVRAGKPIGGTSAGLAILGAWGYGAMDGGSMVSEDALRDPLNPGMTLVDDFLHMPFLEHVITDTHFSKRERLGRLVAFVADLRARGVNDIVGLGVDEGAALCVDGDGIGRLFTPIPGDAAWLVVPSAPASRLEAGKPLEISGVDVTGVGVDSRIDLRTLQVTAPAFRRTADAHDGKLQVRDAGPATGDR; encoded by the coding sequence ATGCCGGCAACCCACGTTTTCGTCCGCGCGCTCGCGGCATGGCTGCTGTCCGCCACGGCGCTGGTCGCTTGCGCCGCCACGCCGCCGCGCGCGACCGCGACCGGCAATGGCTACGTGGAATACGACATCGGCAACGCATCCGCGCCGACGCCCGGGCAGGTGCAGCCGGGCCTGATGCTGGTCGGTGGCGGGGACTGGCCCTACGACGCGGTGCGCTGGATGAACGAGCGCATGGGGCATGGCCATCTCGTGATCCTGCGCGCGTCCGGCGACGTCGAGGCGCAGGAAGAGTGGTATCGCGACGTCGGTGGCATCGCCTCGGCGCGCACCTTCGTCTTCAGCGATCGCAGTGCCGCGAGCGATCCGGTGGTGCTCGATGCGATCCGCAAGGCTGATGGCGTCTTCATCGCCGGCGGCGACCAGGCCAACTACGTGCGGTTCTGGAAAGGCACGCCGGTTGCCGAAGCGCTCGATGCGCACGTGCGCGCGGGCAAGCCGATCGGCGGCACCAGCGCCGGCCTCGCGATCCTCGGCGCATGGGGATATGGCGCGATGGATGGCGGCAGCATGGTGTCGGAAGACGCGCTGCGCGATCCGCTGAACCCCGGCATGACCCTGGTCGACGATTTCCTGCACATGCCCTTCCTCGAACACGTCATCACCGACACGCATTTCTCCAAGCGCGAGCGGCTGGGGCGACTGGTCGCTTTCGTCGCGGATTTGCGTGCGCGCGGCGTGAACGACATCGTCGGATTGGGCGTCGACGAAGGCGCGGCGCTGTGCGTCGACGGCGATGGTATCGGCCGGCTGTTCACGCCGATTCCCGGCGACGCGGCCTGGCTGGTGGTGCCGAGCGCACCGGCCTCAAGGCTGGAAGCCGGCAAGCCACTGGAAATTTCCGGCGTGGATGTCACCGGCGTCGGCGTCGACAGCCGCATCGACCTACGCACGCTGCAGGTGACGGCGCCCGCGTTCCGGCGCACCGCCGATGCGCACGACGGCAAGCTGCAGGTCCGCGATGCCGGACCGGCAACCGGTGATCGATAG